A window from Cryobacterium sp. PAMC25264 encodes these proteins:
- a CDS encoding bifunctional alpha,alpha-trehalose-phosphate synthase (UDP-forming)/trehalose-phosphatase, translated as METAPDTTAATPSADGSAAGAEAAPEAGPDTVAPGHFDLVVVSNRLPVDYEVAEDGTESWRTSPGGLVTALEPLMRASDGAWVGWPGVADREFEPFENDGISIVPVRLSTDDLELYYEGFSNDTLWPLYHDVIASPSYHREWWEAYVKVNRRFATAAAAAAAPGATVWVHDYQLQLVPRMLRDARPDLVIGFFNHIPFPPYGIFAQLPWRKQILDGLLGADLIGFQRLADAGNFSRAVRRLFGYATRGVAVDVPSQNGQHRRVIAKHFPISIDAAAYEEMARRPEIQERARQIREDLGNPKTIMLGVDRLDYTKGIGHRIKAFGELLEDGQLSVEDVTLVQVASPSRERVATYMQLRDEIELAVGRVNGDYSTISHTAISYHHHGYPREEMVALYLAADVMLVTALRDGMNLVAKEYVAVRHDGDGVLVLSEFAGAADELKQAVLINPHDIDGMKASIMKAITMPKRERTRRMRALRRKVFDNDVAAWSASFLQTLTGGAAVPSGVPENLVSALRDISSAETILVALDFDGTLAPHVDEPEDARAVDGTHDVVQRLLDLPGVRVAFVSGRALVSLKHVAEPQSEVLLTGSHGIEVQLDANGIELGLVPEELEKLDTLTRVLERISGPVFGTWIEQKPAGLALHTRLATAQDGQAVQREARDQLAELLPSLTVREGKNVLEFSVRSSTKGDALERLRVHTGADRVLYAGDDVTDEDAFTVLGDNDLGLKIGPGATLAGYRVRGPKEVTQVLALLADFRAASAQQEN; from the coding sequence ATCGAAACCGCACCCGACACCACCGCAGCCACACCCTCAGCCGACGGCTCAGCCGCCGGCGCCGAAGCCGCGCCCGAAGCCGGCCCCGACACCGTCGCCCCCGGCCACTTCGACCTCGTGGTGGTCTCCAACCGGCTTCCCGTCGACTACGAAGTCGCCGAAGACGGCACCGAAAGCTGGCGCACCTCGCCCGGCGGTCTAGTCACGGCCCTCGAGCCGCTGATGCGTGCCTCCGACGGCGCCTGGGTGGGCTGGCCGGGCGTGGCCGATCGCGAGTTCGAGCCCTTCGAGAACGACGGCATCTCCATAGTTCCGGTGCGGCTCAGCACCGACGACCTCGAGCTCTACTACGAGGGCTTCTCCAACGACACCCTCTGGCCGCTCTACCACGACGTCATCGCCTCGCCCAGCTACCACCGCGAGTGGTGGGAGGCCTACGTCAAGGTCAACCGTCGCTTCGCCACCGCCGCCGCCGCCGCTGCGGCCCCGGGCGCCACGGTCTGGGTGCACGACTACCAGCTGCAGCTCGTGCCGCGGATGCTGCGCGACGCGCGCCCCGACCTCGTGATCGGTTTCTTCAACCACATCCCCTTCCCGCCGTACGGCATCTTCGCCCAGCTGCCCTGGCGCAAGCAGATCCTCGACGGTCTGCTCGGCGCCGACCTGATCGGATTCCAGCGGCTGGCCGACGCGGGCAACTTCTCCCGCGCGGTGCGCCGCCTCTTCGGCTACGCCACCCGTGGCGTCGCGGTGGACGTGCCCAGCCAGAACGGCCAGCACCGCCGTGTCATCGCCAAGCACTTCCCCATCTCGATCGACGCCGCGGCGTACGAGGAGATGGCCAGGCGCCCCGAGATCCAGGAACGCGCCCGGCAGATCCGCGAAGACCTCGGCAACCCCAAGACGATCATGCTCGGCGTCGACCGCCTCGACTACACCAAGGGAATCGGCCACCGCATCAAGGCCTTCGGCGAACTCCTCGAAGACGGCCAGCTGAGCGTGGAGGACGTCACCCTGGTGCAGGTCGCCAGCCCATCGCGTGAGCGGGTGGCCACCTACATGCAGCTGCGCGACGAGATCGAACTCGCCGTCGGCCGCGTCAACGGTGACTACTCCACCATCAGCCACACGGCCATCAGCTACCACCACCACGGCTACCCCCGCGAAGAGATGGTGGCGCTGTACCTCGCTGCCGACGTCATGCTCGTCACCGCCCTCCGCGACGGCATGAACCTTGTGGCCAAGGAGTACGTGGCCGTGCGCCACGACGGCGACGGTGTTCTGGTGCTCAGCGAATTCGCCGGAGCCGCCGACGAACTCAAGCAGGCCGTGCTGATCAACCCGCACGACATCGACGGCATGAAGGCGTCGATCATGAAAGCCATCACCATGCCCAAGCGCGAGCGCACGAGGCGGATGCGGGCCCTGCGTCGCAAGGTCTTCGACAACGACGTGGCCGCCTGGAGCGCGTCGTTCCTGCAGACCCTCACCGGCGGGGCCGCCGTGCCCAGCGGGGTGCCGGAGAACCTGGTGAGCGCCCTCCGCGACATCAGCTCGGCCGAGACCATCCTGGTGGCCCTCGACTTCGACGGCACGTTGGCGCCGCACGTCGACGAGCCCGAGGACGCCCGCGCCGTGGACGGCACCCACGACGTCGTGCAGCGCCTGCTGGACCTCCCCGGCGTGCGGGTGGCGTTCGTGTCGGGCCGGGCCCTGGTGAGCCTCAAGCACGTCGCGGAGCCGCAGAGCGAGGTGCTCCTCACCGGCTCGCACGGCATCGAGGTGCAGCTGGACGCCAACGGCATCGAACTGGGCCTGGTGCCGGAGGAACTCGAGAAGCTCGACACCCTCACCCGGGTGCTCGAACGCATCTCCGGACCGGTCTTCGGCACCTGGATCGAACAGAAGCCCGCCGGCCTGGCCCTGCACACCCGCCTGGCCACGGCTCAGGACGGTCAGGCCGTGCAGCGGGAGGCCCGCGACCAGCTGGCCGAACTACTGCCGTCGCTCACGGTGCGCGAGGGCAAGAACGTGCTCGAATTCTCCGTGCGCTCCAGCACCAAGGGTGACGCCCTCGAGCGTCTGCGCGTCCACACCGGCGCCGACCGGGTGCTCTACGCCGGCGACGACGTCACCGACGAAGACGCCTTCACGGTTCTCGGCGACAACGACCTCGGTCTCAAGATCGGTCCGGGCGCCACCCTGGCCGGTTACCGGGTTCGCGGCCCCAAGGAGGTCACCCAGGTGCTCGCGCTGCTGGCCGACTTCCGCGCCGCATCCGCTCAGCAGGAGAACTAG